The nucleotide sequence ATGGCGCATAAAGGTCGCGCGGGACATGCTGCAAAGCCGCGCCAGCTCCGGCAGCGTCCATTGCCGCGCCGGATCATTGAATATCGCCGCCAGCGCCGGCGCCAGCCGCGGATGGCCCGCCAGGGCGAGCAATCCCTTCGGCGCTTCCTGCGTCTCGCCGGCCGCGCGCAAGGCCAGCGTGAACAAGGCGGACGACAGGGCGTTGAGCATGGCGCGGCCGCCCAGCGTATCCGCCGCGGTCTCGCCCCGCATCAGGCGCACCAGGCCGGCCAACTGGTCCGACGGCCCATTGCCGGCGGCGTCCCCATCCAGGTTCATGTCCGCGGCGCGCACCACCACCTTGGTCGGCAGGTAATCGCGAATCAGGCGGTCATGCGGCGGCGCGATGAAGAACCGCCCGCACAGCATATCCAGCAGGCGCTCATCGCCCCCGTTCTCGCTCAGCGTCACGTTGGCGGCGTGCTTCTGGTAGGACGGCATGGGCGGGCGACCGCTTCCGTCGTGCAGGATGTGCGCCGAACCATGCGGCAGCATGATGATGTCGCCGGGGCCCAGTTCGCGTACGGTTTCGTCTTCGGGATCCTCCAGGATCGCCACCCCCTGCAAGACCACGTGGTAGGGAATCTCCCGCGCGGCGGCATGGCCGAAGGCGATGCGCCAGGGCGAGCCATAGGCGCAGCGGATTTCCAGTTGCCCCGTAACGGTGATCATTTCCAGCAACTGGCTCAGCCAATCGATCGGCTCAGGCATGGCGGCTCCGGCTGCGGGGAACAGCGATCCGATCGAGCACTTTATTGCCCATATACAGACTCGTTGAGATCGATGCG is from Bordetella bronchialis and encodes:
- a CDS encoding AraC family transcriptional regulator, yielding MPEPIDWLSQLLEMITVTGQLEIRCAYGSPWRIAFGHAAAREIPYHVVLQGVAILEDPEDETVRELGPGDIIMLPHGSAHILHDGSGRPPMPSYQKHAANVTLSENGGDERLLDMLCGRFFIAPPHDRLIRDYLPTKVVVRAADMNLDGDAAGNGPSDQLAGLVRLMRGETAADTLGGRAMLNALSSALFTLALRAAGETQEAPKGLLALAGHPRLAPALAAIFNDPARQWTLPELARLCSMSRATFMRHFQDKLGRSAYDLLTDVRMSLAANELKRPSATAEAVAEAVGYQSVAAFRRGFAQWMGMTPGEWRRLARGQAAQR